TCGCCCCCGGGTTCACCGAGACCGAGATGGTCCAGGGGATTCCCGAGCGGGTGCGCGAGCGGATCCAGTCGCAGATCCCGCTCGGGCGCTTCGCCACCATCGAGGAGATCGCCTGTGTCGTCTCGTTCATCGCGAGCCCCGAAGCGTCGTACATCACCGGCGAGGTGCTCGACGTCAACGGCGGCATGGACCTGTAACCACCTGGTGTGTTCGGGGCGATCCGATCGGTCGAACGTCCCGTCGAACGGCCGTGGCATAACATAGCAGATATAGTCCTCCCGTGTGAGCAGTCAGTATGGAGCGCGTAGCGATCATCGGCGCGTCGATGACCCAGTTCGGAAAACGGGAGGGGTGGCTCCGCGACCTGCTCGTGGAGGCCGCACTCGACTGTCTCGACGACGCGAACGTAGAACCGAGCGAGCTAGAACACCTGTACACCTCGAACATGGCCAGCGGGGAGTTCGAGGGGCAGACGGGCATCATGAACATGGTGGCCCACGACATCGGGGCGATTCCCGCCTACACTCAGCGGATCGATCAGACGAGTTCCAGCGGCGCGGCAGGCGCGTACGCGGCTTGGCAGTCGGTCGCAAGCGGCGCGAGCGACCTCACGATGCTCGTCGGGGGCGAGAAGATGACCCACCGCACGACCGGCGAGGCGACGGACGTGATCGCCTCGATCACCCATCCCGTCGAGTACAAACACGGGGCGACCCTGCCCTCGTTTGCGGGGCTGACCGCCCGCCACTACCTCGACAAGTACGACGCCCCCCGCGAGAGTCTGGGGAAGGTCGCGGTGAAGAACCACAAGAACGGCGTGGACAACCCCCACGCCCAGTTCCAAAAGGAGGTGAGTCTAGAGGAGGTCCTCGAGTCGCCGATCGTGGCCGACCCGCTCCGGCTGTACGACTTCTGCCCGATCACCGACGGTTCGGGGGCGCTGCTCATGTGCCCCGAGTCGAAGGCGGAGGAGTACACCGACGACTACGTGCTGCTTACGGGCATCGCGGGCGCTAC
The DNA window shown above is from Halalkalicoccus sp. NIPERK01 and carries:
- a CDS encoding thiolase family protein, producing MERVAIIGASMTQFGKREGWLRDLLVEAALDCLDDANVEPSELEHLYTSNMASGEFEGQTGIMNMVAHDIGAIPAYTQRIDQTSSSGAAGAYAAWQSVASGASDLTMLVGGEKMTHRTTGEATDVIASITHPVEYKHGATLPSFAGLTARHYLDKYDAPRESLGKVAVKNHKNGVDNPHAQFQKEVSLEEVLESPIVADPLRLYDFCPITDGSGALLMCPESKAEEYTDDYVLLTGIAGATDTQVVHEREDPTVMGGVVESSREAYEMAERGPDDIDVAELHDMFTILEFLQSEDLGFFEKGEGWKAVEEGVTDRDGDLPINTSGGLKSKGHPLGASGVAQIYEIYQQIRGEAGPRQVEADVGLVCNVGGFGNCVLTAIVEGPQ